The sequence below is a genomic window from Canis aureus isolate CA01 chromosome 26, VMU_Caureus_v.1.0, whole genome shotgun sequence.
tcccctctgtAAGCCCAGAGGGGTCAAGCAACCTgtgcaaagtcacacagctggttgcAGAGGTAGGAACTTAATGTGGGTCATGGGTGCTACAGGTCAGACCCAGGCATCTTTCCGGTTTCCTTTTTCCCTATGTATGGTAAACTCTACCCCAGTGCTAGGCACTGGTCTCCAAGACAGCTTGTTTTCCAACAAAtacattctcttcctctttcattgACAAACTTGACTTATActgcttccccacctccccctgctttttttctttttagatctcGCTAGGGCTGTGCAGGATATAACAACAGCAAAACCAAGACAAAAAGGTGTCCCCAAAAACATTCCAAGGAAAAAGGAGATTATAGCTAAAGACAAAGCTGATGAGAATCTGGAAGACATACCCCTGCAAGGTCCAGAAGACACAAAGCTGGTGCAGGTGGTACCTAAAGAAGAAGGTGAATCTAAGCTTGACTCACGAGGTGATGAAGCAAGTCCTCTAACCCCAGAAGGGGCTCCAGAGGACGTGCCAGATGGAGGGCAGATAAGCAAAGCCTTTGGGAAACTATTTAAGAAGGTCAAGGAGAAAGTGAAAAGCCCCAAAGAACCCGAGCCCCCTGCTGACCTCTATACCAAAGGGCGGCACGTGCTGGTCTCTGGGGATGCCAGTTATGTGGATCCTGGGTTCTGCTCATACTCCATCCCAGCCAAAGGGGGAGTGATTATTTCCATTGAGGAGGACTCTCTGCATCGCGACAGCCCTGCCGAGCCCTCTCCTGAGCAGCCCGGGCCGCCACTGGAGAATGGACAGGAAGATCTTCAGGGGAAAGAAGGTGGACACCCATCCAACCAGCATACTGCTGACAAGGAGAATGAGATTAATGCTGAAGGATTAAAAGGGCCCGGGGAGAAACAGGATGACCAGAAGGAGGATGAGGAGTCCAGGGGGCCCTGTCCCGTGGTCACCCCTGGTCCGGAGGGACCGTCTACACCGCAATCTCAAAGATCTGGGGTCAGTCCAAGTGGATCTGAGGGGCGCGGGGTTAGGAGCAGCAGCCCACAGGAGAGAAGTCCCCCCAGGGCTTTGGCATATGAGAAGGTGGAAGTGATGGAGTCCATTGAGAAGTTTTCAACTGAGAGCATTCAGACATATGAAGAAACAGCTGTCATTGTAGAGACCATGATTGGGAAGACAAAGGCAAACAAGAAGAAATCGGGAGAAAAGAGCTCTTAAAATGTCCGGGCTCAATGGGCTACAATGTCTTTGGGGCCCCTGCAGGAGAAGTGCTTTGATATTTTAgaacaaatgataaaaaagagTGAGGTGAGGGTTCCTTGTTTGGATTAGACCATAGCTGGCTCGTCTGACATTGCCAATGAAGCCTtcattaaaaagttttctttgctCGCACACCCTTTGTCTAATTAACAGGGGCCTTGGGAGTGTAGATGGGTCAGCCACGCTCAGGACAGGGATGCCATGTTCAAGGGCCATCAAGCCCTGCTCCTTTAAGGAAAGAGACAAGCTTTTCATCATGGGTCATTGAGAGACTAGGTAGAGAGTCAGGGAGTGGGTGGACTTCACCCAGAAGTGTGCTAGTCGATGCATCAGTGCCTTTTTATTGCATTTCAGGCATGAACACGTGCTCACGTGCAGGAGTGTTTTGCTAGAGGTATGTGATGAAAGCATCTGCCTTAGTTCAGGTTTGCTGAGAAGGTGATCCCAAAGCAAGGATCCAAATGTAGTTTATTTGAGGTGTGATCCCAGAGGTGCCAGGAGGGGACGCAACAGGGAGGTAGGGATGGCAAGGCAGCCAACAAGAGGTGTGCTACCGTCTCAGCACGGAGGACACTTGCAGCTCAGTCACCCCAAGGGATCCTGGGAGACAGAGTAGAACACGGGCCTCAGAGTTGGTGAGGGAGCTGGGGTGTCCATCTACCAACTCCTGTCAGCCAGTGGGGAGGACTGTGCCCAGGGTGCTAATTTTGGGGGTGAAGAAAACCTGCGGCGCAGAAGTACAGGTGCAGGTGTTTGGACCTTAGGCATGGAGATACTTGGCAATGGTAAAGGGTCGTGAGGATCTAAGTGGGGCCGCCAGTGCCATCTGCCACAGCATATGTCCCCAGCGTCCTTTTGTCTGAGTTACTGAAAATGGTATCACCCAGAAATTGCCAAATCCTTGGTCAGGtttcaaaaagcaaaatcaaatgtCACTGCGTAGTTCCTAATACAGGAGTTATTTAATTGATTAGTCCagccagcatttattgagcatatcCTATGTGCCAGACGGCGTGCTGTGCTGATAAGGGGAGATTTCTTAGGCTTATCACTGATCTCAATTACCTTAATACAGTATATCATAATATACATGTGTTTGCACGCTCTctcgcacacacatgcacacatacatgtactTATTATGTCACATCCTAGGAAACAGATTACTTCAAACTACAATCTCTACAAAAACTCCTGTGTTGCCTCTAGGCTTCTGTTTTTCTGCTAATagtcccccaattttttttacttataccAGTTGAGAAACTGCTCCTTCTCTGTGTAGATGCTCTTAATGACACTGAGTAAATGTGCTTAAATGGATTATTGCATCTGCCTAAACAAACGTATCTGGCAAGACAGCGACACATTATTAGAGAAAATTGATGGAGTTGTAAATTAcattctattatttctttgttatGAATAATAGAATACTAAATAGTCACCTTTCCTATCTATTTAGagtgttaaaaaaatattgttctgACTTCACTTGAGATTTTGACTTTAAGAGAGAAAtgcttttgttgttctttctaAAGGATGGAGGACCCACTCCACTGCacacttttgaaatatttatattttaaaagcttaagagAGAATGATGGAAACCATTAGCCAGAGCCCAGAATGTACTAGGAATTTGGATCAGGGTGTATATTATATTCAACATCACGACCACTGAAGACTTTATCTATTCCccattaagttttttttattgtgtgGACTGTATGttcagtttgtattttaaaagacaggGGCATCTTTTTGGAAAGAAAGCTTATTTTTGTATCTAACATCAAAAATGTATTGGGGGTCTCTTCTGTGCCATGCATGGTTCTGGGCACTGGGGAGACAGCAGAGAAAATTGGTTGTGGTTCTGCTCTCACAGTCATGACATTttggcaggaggaggaaggaaatgtaTGAGTGAGCAGATAACTAAGTAAGAGAAAATTGGAGATTTGATACTCGGAAGGGAAGCAACAGGGTGGCGTGTCAGAATCACCAGGGGTCTACTTTGGATTGGATGGTCAAGCAAAAAAACCCCATGAATGAGGTGACATGTGATCTGAAAGACAAGGTGGGCCAGTCATGCGCAGAGCTGAGTGaagagcatttcaggcagaggaactgtaagtgcaaaggtcctgggggcAGGAATGGGTTTCGCTTGTTCaaggaggagaaataaaggaGTGTAGAGGGACAATGGAGGAGGTGAAGTCAAGGAGGCAGGAACCAAGAAAACACTATTTCCTGGCAGCCTCACCTCAACCTCAAGTTGGACTGACTGTGTGAAGTGTGGGGCTCCCTGTAATGGACACTTTGGGGTCTAGTTGGGATGGTTGTCCCCAGCCCTCCAAAACCTCACTTGCTCTTTTCTTACCTGCTTCTCTCCACTTTCTCTGCGTGGATCTGTTTTTCCCAGGGAGCTGCAGAATGGGTTCATTTTTGGCTTTCCCCTCTCTGAGGTCTCTGGATATAAtcactttaattttataaaaagtatttcttGCCATTAAACATGGGAGCTCAGAGCAGACCTACCTGTAGCACTGATGACAAGAGAACACCAGAGCTTTGACAAGCCCCGAGGTACCTAAGTGCTAGTGCTGCAGGTGCTGGTCCACTGTTACTCTGGTCCTAACTGTTGCACCAGAGAGTCCCAGCCTCCTCTATCCTGACTCAGCCTCAAGGCCAGGATTGAGAGTCTCCTACAACTGCGTCCCCCATAAAGAAGCTGAATCCCAGCTGCCCACCCCTCCCATTTACCAAGCATTTGGGTCGGTGACTGGTAACTGCTGTTGTCTGAGCCATCCCGGGTGCTGATCTCC
It includes:
- the BFSP1 gene encoding filensin isoform X4, giving the protein MAPAGEDGAPSSPGGGVALRPAHCAAAAAALNGSSHLARYENECECQLLLKEMLERLNKEADEALLHNLRLQIEAQFLQDDISAAKDRYKKNLLEIQTYVTILQQIVQTTPQASAITSGMREEKLLTEREAAALQSQLEEGREVVSLLQAQRTELQAQTAALEQSIKDAHECYDDEIQLYNEQIENLRKEIEEAERSLERSSYDCRQLVVAQQTLKNELERYHRIIENEGNRLSSAFIETPVTLFTPSHGTSISSRLGGKDLARAVQDITTAKPRQKGVPKNIPRKKEIIAKDKADENLEDIPLQGPEDTKLVQVVPKEEGESKLDSRGDEASPLTPEGAPEDVPDGGQISKAFGKLFKKVKEKVKSPKEPEPPADLYTKGRHVLVSGDASYVDPGFCSYSIPAKGGVIISIEEDSLHRDSPAEPSPEQPGPPLENGQEDLQGKEGGHPSNQHTADKENEINAEGLKGPGEKQDDQKEDEESRGPCPVVTPGPEGPSTPQSQRSGVSPSGSEGRGVRSSSPQERSPPRALAYEKVEVMESIEKFSTESIQTYEETAVIVETMIGKTKANKKKSGEKSS
- the BFSP1 gene encoding filensin isoform X6, producing MDPYYFVVDVTPVNVEQLSFKRRNVPRYENECECQLLLKEMLERLNKEADEALLHNLRLQIEAQFLQDDISAAKDRYKKNLLEIQTYVTILQQIVQTTPQASAITSGMREEKLLTEREAAALQSQLEEGREVVSLLQAQRTELQAQTAALEQSIKDAHECYDDEIQLYNEQIENLRKEIEEAERSLERSSYDCRQLVVAQQTLKNELERYHRIIENEGNRLSSAFIETPVTLFTPSHGTSISSRLGGKDLARAVQDITTAKPRQKGVPKNIPRKKEIIAKDKADENLEDIPLQGPEDTKLVQVVPKEEGESKLDSRGDEASPLTPEGAPEDVPDGGQISKAFGKLFKKVKEKVKSPKEPEPPADLYTKGRHVLVSGDASYVDPGFCSYSIPAKGGVIISIEEDSLHRDSPAEPSPEQPGPPLENGQEDLQGKEGGHPSNQHTADKENEINAEGLKGPGEKQDDQKEDEESRGPCPVVTPGPEGPSTPQSQRSGVSPSGSEGRGVRSSSPQERSPPRALAYEKVEVMESIEKFSTESIQTYEETAVIVETMIGKTKANKKKSGEKSS
- the BFSP1 gene encoding filensin isoform X2; this translates as MYRRSYVFQTRKEQYERAEEAPRAEPDSLVEGRAAPSLAALQGLGERVAAHVQRARALEQRHAVLRRQLDAFQRLGELAGPEDALARHVEGNRQRARDLAAERTRLERQGAEAQRTLDEFRSKYENECECQLLLKEMLERLNKEADEALLHNLRLQIEAQFLQDDISAAKDRYKKNLLEIQTYVTILQQIVQTTPQASAITSGMRETAALEQSIKDAHECYDDEIQLYNEQIENLRKEIEEAERSLERSSYDCRQLVVAQQTLKNELERYHRIIENEGNRLSSAFIETPVTLFTPSHGTSISSRLGGKDLARAVQDITTAKPRQKGVPKNIPRKKEIIAKDKADENLEDIPLQGPEDTKLVQVVPKEEGESKLDSRGDEASPLTPEGAPEDVPDGGQISKAFGKLFKKVKEKVKSPKEPEPPADLYTKGRHVLVSGDASYVDPGFCSYSIPAKGGVIISIEEDSLHRDSPAEPSPEQPGPPLENGQEDLQGKEGGHPSNQHTADKENEINAEGLKGPGEKQDDQKEDEESRGPCPVVTPGPEGPSTPQSQRSGVSPSGSEGRGVRSSSPQERSPPRALAYEKVEVMESIEKFSTESIQTYEETAVIVETMIGKTKANKKKSGEKSS
- the BFSP1 gene encoding filensin isoform X7, whose amino-acid sequence is MLGTRRRRYENECECQLLLKEMLERLNKEADEALLHNLRLQIEAQFLQDDISAAKDRYKKNLLEIQTYVTILQQIVQTTPQASAITSGMREEKLLTEREAAALQSQLEEGREVVSLLQAQRTELQAQTAALEQSIKDAHECYDDEIQLYNEQIENLRKEIEEAERSLERSSYDCRQLVVAQQTLKNELERYHRIIENEGNRLSSAFIETPVTLFTPSHGTSISSRLGGKDLARAVQDITTAKPRQKGVPKNIPRKKEIIAKDKADENLEDIPLQGPEDTKLVQVVPKEEGESKLDSRGDEASPLTPEGAPEDVPDGGQISKAFGKLFKKVKEKVKSPKEPEPPADLYTKGRHVLVSGDASYVDPGFCSYSIPAKGGVIISIEEDSLHRDSPAEPSPEQPGPPLENGQEDLQGKEGGHPSNQHTADKENEINAEGLKGPGEKQDDQKEDEESRGPCPVVTPGPEGPSTPQSQRSGVSPSGSEGRGVRSSSPQERSPPRALAYEKVEVMESIEKFSTESIQTYEETAVIVETMIGKTKANKKKSGEKSS
- the BFSP1 gene encoding filensin isoform X5; translated protein: MARGPIQRLMTREGKHLMFLPTAAWTKILREMYENECECQLLLKEMLERLNKEADEALLHNLRLQIEAQFLQDDISAAKDRYKKNLLEIQTYVTILQQIVQTTPQASAITSGMREEKLLTEREAAALQSQLEEGREVVSLLQAQRTELQAQTAALEQSIKDAHECYDDEIQLYNEQIENLRKEIEEAERSLERSSYDCRQLVVAQQTLKNELERYHRIIENEGNRLSSAFIETPVTLFTPSHGTSISSRLGGKDLARAVQDITTAKPRQKGVPKNIPRKKEIIAKDKADENLEDIPLQGPEDTKLVQVVPKEEGESKLDSRGDEASPLTPEGAPEDVPDGGQISKAFGKLFKKVKEKVKSPKEPEPPADLYTKGRHVLVSGDASYVDPGFCSYSIPAKGGVIISIEEDSLHRDSPAEPSPEQPGPPLENGQEDLQGKEGGHPSNQHTADKENEINAEGLKGPGEKQDDQKEDEESRGPCPVVTPGPEGPSTPQSQRSGVSPSGSEGRGVRSSSPQERSPPRALAYEKVEVMESIEKFSTESIQTYEETAVIVETMIGKTKANKKKSGEKSS
- the BFSP1 gene encoding filensin isoform X3, with the translated sequence MMLNKRAEVDEYEHEEMARGPIQRLMTREGKHLMFLPTAAWTKILREMYENECECQLLLKEMLERLNKEADEALLHNLRLQIEAQFLQDDISAAKDRYKKNLLEIQTYVTILQQIVQTTPQASAITSGMREEKLLTEREAAALQSQLEEGREVVSLLQAQRTELQAQTAALEQSIKDAHECYDDEIQLYNEQIENLRKEIEEAERSLERSSYDCRQLVVAQQTLKNELERYHRIIENEGNRLSSAFIETPVTLFTPSHGTSISSRLGGKDLARAVQDITTAKPRQKGVPKNIPRKKEIIAKDKADENLEDIPLQGPEDTKLVQVVPKEEGESKLDSRGDEASPLTPEGAPEDVPDGGQISKAFGKLFKKVKEKVKSPKEPEPPADLYTKGRHVLVSGDASYVDPGFCSYSIPAKGGVIISIEEDSLHRDSPAEPSPEQPGPPLENGQEDLQGKEGGHPSNQHTADKENEINAEGLKGPGEKQDDQKEDEESRGPCPVVTPGPEGPSTPQSQRSGVSPSGSEGRGVRSSSPQERSPPRALAYEKVEVMESIEKFSTESIQTYEETAVIVETMIGKTKANKKKSGEKSS